In Crinalium epipsammum PCC 9333, the following are encoded in one genomic region:
- a CDS encoding DUF1565 domain-containing protein — MKNTVNSVNSSAITTAQPVKHHANSFKLGISLLSAICLWSGGTLTVVATANPAPPILTAQIPAGTKVIYVNLATGTDSESAGNSEQTPLRTITAALQRAEAGTVVQLANGSYTANTGEVFPIVIPRGVTLRGNPSTQGQTVAIIGGANYVSSTEANQSVTLLAEQDSVITGLTITNPNTRGTGLWIQSTNPRVTNNTFSKNKREGIYVTGNANPKIEGNVFINNDGQGISLVRNSQGEIRDNLFQNTGFGIAITDQASPLIAQNRILQNVDGIVVASNATPVLRNNIIEGNQRDGIVVISKAQPNLGTAETAGENRISNNGRYDIYNATSSNILLAYGNNIDPQRIRGRVEFTNTAPVASRFTDTQGHWANAYIEALANQGIIAGFNDNTFRPSEPVTRAQFAAIINKAFTPAPENPAINFVDVSSNFWGYQAIQTAARGGFISGYPGNKFLPNQRIPRVQALVSLASGLKLRSDDTSVLSVYQDRSLIPQYATTAVAGATAKQLVVNYPVATKLDPNREATRAEVAAFVYQALVNAGRAQPIASAYLVRNPQTTQR; from the coding sequence ATGAAAAATACCGTTAATTCTGTTAATTCCTCGGCAATTACCACTGCCCAGCCTGTTAAGCATCATGCTAATAGCTTTAAACTAGGCATATCTTTACTGAGTGCAATATGTTTGTGGTCAGGTGGAACTTTAACAGTCGTAGCTACAGCAAATCCAGCACCACCAATACTTACGGCTCAGATACCCGCAGGCACAAAGGTTATTTATGTCAACCTAGCCACTGGTACAGATAGTGAGAGTGCTGGTAATAGCGAACAGACACCACTACGTACAATCACCGCAGCCCTCCAAAGAGCAGAGGCGGGTACAGTAGTGCAACTGGCAAATGGGTCATATACTGCTAACACAGGCGAAGTATTCCCAATTGTAATTCCTAGAGGCGTGACTCTACGTGGTAATCCATCTACCCAAGGTCAAACAGTAGCAATTATTGGTGGGGCTAATTACGTTAGCAGCACAGAAGCTAATCAAAGCGTCACACTTCTGGCAGAACAAGACAGTGTTATTACTGGACTTACCATTACCAACCCCAACACTCGTGGCACTGGTTTATGGATTCAATCTACTAACCCTCGTGTAACTAACAATACCTTTTCTAAAAATAAACGTGAGGGTATTTATGTTACCGGAAATGCTAACCCCAAAATTGAAGGCAACGTCTTTATAAATAATGATGGGCAAGGCATTTCTCTAGTTAGAAATTCCCAAGGAGAAATTCGCGACAACTTATTTCAAAATACGGGTTTTGGGATTGCGATTACTGATCAGGCATCTCCTTTAATTGCACAAAACCGGATTTTACAAAACGTTGATGGCATTGTTGTTGCCTCTAATGCTACTCCTGTTTTACGGAATAATATAATTGAGGGTAATCAACGGGATGGTATTGTCGTAATTAGCAAAGCTCAACCTAATTTAGGCACAGCAGAAACGGCTGGAGAAAATCGCATTAGCAACAACGGTCGCTACGATATCTACAATGCTACAAGCAGCAACATATTGCTTGCCTACGGTAACAATATTGATCCTCAACGCATTCGTGGTCGTGTAGAGTTTACCAACACAGCACCAGTAGCAAGTCGCTTTACAGATACCCAAGGACATTGGGCTAATGCTTATATTGAAGCGTTGGCAAATCAAGGTATTATTGCTGGTTTTAATGATAATACCTTCCGTCCCAGTGAACCTGTTACTCGCGCTCAGTTTGCGGCGATTATCAACAAAGCTTTTACGCCCGCCCCTGAAAACCCTGCGATCAATTTTGTCGATGTTAGTAGCAATTTCTGGGGATATCAAGCAATTCAAACAGCCGCTCGTGGTGGCTTTATTTCTGGTTATCCAGGGAATAAATTTCTACCCAACCAACGTATCCCTCGTGTCCAAGCACTGGTTTCTCTGGCTAGTGGTTTGAAATTGCGTTCCGATGACACCAGTGTATTGTCAGTTTATCAAGATAGGTCTTTAATTCCTCAATACGCTACGACAGCCGTAGCTGGTGCTACCGCTAAACAGCTAGTTGTTAACTATCCCGTTGCTACTAAGCTTGATCCTAACCGAGAAGCTACTAGGGCAGAAGTTGCAGCTTTTGTTTACCAGGCGCTGGTGAATGCGGGACG
- a CDS encoding alpha/beta hydrolase, which translates to MRSLVLSIQGCVGLAVGLSILLSGLRADASERVVLKYRFLQTSLSVSELARFAKTGEVSTGVGAYLKIPGTTAQDVRRPLNEEIKVNPFILYRVLNTPVGEVLLDQISQVIHTPDNIANRQSLRSALVSSAMNDGKITLIETLQNYPTQQVHVEGDRLAEAYNQLKQLARRLPRF; encoded by the coding sequence ATGCGCTCTTTAGTACTGTCAATCCAAGGTTGCGTGGGTTTAGCTGTCGGTCTGAGTATTTTGCTATCTGGGTTACGTGCAGACGCTTCAGAGCGAGTAGTACTGAAGTATCGCTTTCTACAAACGTCACTATCGGTTTCTGAACTAGCAAGGTTTGCCAAAACAGGTGAAGTTTCAACGGGGGTAGGAGCTTATCTAAAGATACCAGGAACAACTGCCCAGGATGTGCGTCGCCCTTTGAATGAAGAAATAAAAGTAAATCCGTTTATTTTATATCGGGTGTTGAATACTCCTGTGGGAGAAGTACTACTGGATCAAATTTCTCAGGTAATTCATACTCCTGATAATATTGCCAACCGACAATCTTTGCGCTCGGCTTTAGTTAGCTCGGCTATGAACGACGGTAAGATTACATTGATAGAAACTCTACAAAATTACCCTACCCAACAGGTTCATGTAGAGGGCGATCGCCTTGCTGAAGCCTATAACCAACTTAAGCAACTGGCAAGACGCTTACCAAGGTTTTGA
- a CDS encoding low-complexity tail membrane protein, protein MRSSWSEPFLWIHLAGLAVVPLFLGLCWVFLAVGDPQLPVWVEFLLVAGIGIAPILWMQLTRPFYIFSILVLAIKPSHLTSDQQRLLSLFKTPIHQWLASVGAILMLLVLWQIYQVAPLATIVGFPLTSRFLGLFLASLAFLASNLFLQVPLSVLLVLLTNETKLAATEPFPIVKIFQDFTVPGLQVNRILPIADKKLAVVNNDTPQITPKQG, encoded by the coding sequence ATGCGCTCTTCTTGGTCTGAACCTTTTTTATGGATTCATTTAGCTGGGTTAGCTGTTGTACCACTTTTTCTAGGGCTATGTTGGGTCTTTTTGGCTGTAGGTGATCCTCAGTTGCCAGTTTGGGTAGAATTCCTGTTAGTTGCTGGTATTGGAATTGCACCAATTTTGTGGATGCAATTAACCCGTCCGTTTTATATCTTTAGCATTTTGGTACTGGCGATCAAGCCAAGTCACCTAACCTCAGATCAGCAACGCCTACTTAGCTTATTTAAAACGCCGATCCATCAATGGCTTGCCAGTGTTGGCGCTATTTTAATGTTGTTGGTGTTGTGGCAAATCTATCAAGTAGCACCTCTGGCTACAATTGTGGGTTTTCCACTAACCTCGCGATTTTTAGGGCTATTTTTAGCTAGTTTAGCTTTCCTAGCAAGCAATTTGTTCTTACAAGTGCCGCTTAGTGTCTTACTGGTTCTCCTGACTAACGAAACTAAGTTAGCTGCTACAGAACCATTCCCTATAGTAAAAATATTTCAGGATTTTACCGTTCCTGGTTTGCAGGTTAATCGGATATTACCAATAGCTGACAAAAAGTTAGCTGTTGTGAATAATGACACTCCACAAATAACACCGAAACAAGGGTAA
- the infB gene encoding translation initiation factor IF-2 has product MNNGKVRIYDLSKDLNLDNKDVQLICDQLNIAVKSHSSTISESEAERIRAAAEKYSPRPAVARRVNSNDPTERRPGAPSMPGNGRNNIEQKPQILQIKHRPNSGSDSTESEMKLAAPPQMPVRQSTAAPIKPSIVSRPVRQSDQQNNIPKEATGNSTADESPATVVKSPVNKVLTPKATPKVSAPPVVAAPPEPKPQLVEPPARQTVAPKNYGIDEHLAQEAKLDKPVLKKAKVEQSAGGGARIPSPAKPTGEKRPISKPEQVAAPVLPDLQRPQRTVRPPLAPGSKPEIAARGADGQRIPRRPGSQPEGSENQDSTIETLDLDLKRPTPPRQVKKTKTWEKEEEEDTDIAKKAPAKAKRRTPLIIEEDDDDLDGALNALTPAQVSLSVARPPKQKVASTPAAAPAARAKKPKTDRGEQKVDSRSNRREQKPVEERPEKIVLTGSLTVRELAIALAVPETEIIKKLFFKGMAINITQTLDIPTASMVAEDMGVAVETAEEQAPATKVTEMIDAADLENLIKRPPVVTIMGHVDHGKTTLLDAIRKTKVAQGEAGGITQHIGAYHVDVDHDGKTQQVVFLDTPGHEAFTAMRARGARVTDIAVLVVAADDGVRPQTIEAIRHAQAAEVPLVVAINKVDKPEAQPDRVKQELTEFGLVSEEWGGQTIMVPVSALKGENLDTLLEMILLVSEIEELSANPNRPARGTVIEAHLDKAKGPVATLLVQNGTLRVGDTLVAGHVFGKVRAMVDDRGARVEAASPSFAVEVLGLSNVPAAGDDFEAYASEKEARAIAQERSDQQRQSRLQQMMASRRVTLNSLSAQAQEGELKELNLVLKADVQGSAEAILGSLKQLPQNEVQVRVLLANAGEITETDVDLAAASGAVIIGFNTTLATGARASADQSGVDIREYNVIYKLLDDIQGAMEGLLEPEMVEEPLGQVEVRAVFAVGRGAVAGCYVLSGKAIRNCKIRVHRGGKVIHEGGLDSLKRIKEDAKEVNAGYECGIGLDRFNDWAEGDIIETYQLVSKRRTLSPA; this is encoded by the coding sequence ATGAACAACGGCAAAGTGAGAATATACGATTTATCGAAGGACTTGAATTTGGACAACAAAGATGTTCAATTAATTTGCGATCAGCTAAATATTGCAGTTAAAAGCCATAGCAGTACAATTTCAGAATCAGAAGCAGAGCGCATTCGCGCTGCTGCCGAAAAATATTCACCTCGTCCGGCAGTAGCTAGACGAGTTAACAGTAACGATCCAACAGAACGTAGACCAGGAGCGCCGTCAATGCCAGGTAATGGGCGCAATAACATTGAACAGAAGCCACAAATTCTCCAAATTAAGCATAGACCTAATTCCGGTTCTGACTCCACAGAATCGGAAATGAAGCTAGCGGCTCCCCCTCAAATGCCAGTAAGGCAGTCAACGGCAGCACCTATAAAGCCGTCGATAGTCAGTCGCCCTGTACGTCAATCTGACCAGCAGAATAATATCCCAAAAGAGGCGACAGGGAATTCAACAGCAGATGAGTCGCCTGCAACAGTAGTTAAAAGCCCGGTTAATAAAGTATTAACCCCTAAAGCAACACCTAAAGTTTCGGCTCCTCCTGTAGTCGCAGCACCCCCAGAACCAAAACCTCAACTGGTAGAACCTCCAGCCCGACAAACAGTTGCTCCCAAAAACTACGGAATAGATGAGCATTTGGCACAAGAGGCAAAACTTGACAAGCCTGTTCTGAAAAAAGCTAAAGTCGAACAATCGGCTGGAGGCGGTGCAAGAATTCCATCTCCTGCTAAACCTACTGGCGAGAAAAGACCGATTTCTAAACCAGAGCAAGTAGCCGCTCCAGTACTGCCAGATCTACAACGTCCTCAAAGGACTGTCCGCCCCCCACTAGCACCAGGAAGCAAGCCAGAAATAGCTGCCAGAGGTGCAGACGGGCAAAGAATTCCTAGACGACCTGGATCTCAACCGGAAGGTTCGGAGAATCAAGATTCAACGATTGAAACGTTGGATTTGGATCTCAAACGACCAACTCCACCACGCCAAGTTAAGAAAACCAAAACTTGGGAGAAGGAAGAGGAAGAAGATACAGATATTGCTAAGAAGGCTCCAGCAAAAGCCAAGCGACGCACGCCACTCATCATTGAAGAGGATGATGATGATTTGGATGGTGCATTAAATGCGCTTACCCCAGCGCAAGTGAGCCTCTCAGTAGCTCGTCCGCCTAAGCAAAAAGTGGCATCAACGCCAGCAGCAGCACCTGCTGCCAGAGCTAAAAAACCCAAGACCGACCGAGGCGAACAAAAAGTAGATAGTCGCTCTAACCGTCGTGAGCAAAAACCTGTTGAAGAACGTCCCGAAAAAATTGTTTTGACAGGCAGTTTGACAGTTCGGGAACTAGCCATTGCTTTGGCTGTACCAGAAACAGAGATTATTAAAAAGCTGTTCTTTAAAGGAATGGCTATTAATATCACCCAAACTCTGGATATACCCACCGCCTCTATGGTGGCAGAGGATATGGGCGTGGCAGTGGAAACGGCTGAAGAACAAGCCCCCGCCACAAAAGTCACGGAGATGATCGATGCGGCTGACCTAGAAAATCTCATCAAGCGTCCGCCAGTAGTGACAATTATGGGTCACGTAGATCATGGTAAAACTACCCTGCTTGATGCCATTCGGAAAACGAAAGTAGCTCAAGGAGAAGCTGGCGGTATTACTCAACATATTGGTGCATACCATGTAGATGTTGACCACGATGGGAAAACCCAGCAAGTGGTTTTCCTCGATACACCTGGTCACGAGGCGTTTACCGCTATGCGGGCGCGTGGTGCGAGGGTGACAGATATCGCGGTGCTAGTAGTAGCTGCTGATGACGGTGTGAGACCTCAAACAATTGAAGCTATCCGTCACGCTCAAGCGGCAGAAGTTCCCTTGGTGGTTGCTATCAATAAAGTTGATAAACCAGAAGCACAACCGGATCGAGTTAAGCAAGAATTAACCGAGTTTGGTTTAGTTTCAGAAGAATGGGGCGGACAAACCATCATGGTTCCAGTTAGTGCGCTTAAAGGCGAGAACCTGGATACACTGCTGGAAATGATTTTGTTGGTATCAGAAATTGAAGAACTTTCTGCTAACCCAAATCGACCCGCTAGAGGTACGGTGATTGAAGCTCATCTAGATAAAGCTAAAGGTCCTGTTGCTACCCTGCTGGTACAAAATGGCACGCTGCGTGTGGGTGATACCCTCGTTGCAGGTCATGTATTTGGTAAGGTACGAGCAATGGTGGATGACCGAGGCGCAAGGGTCGAAGCTGCTAGTCCATCCTTTGCTGTAGAGGTTTTGGGCTTGAGTAATGTCCCTGCTGCGGGTGACGATTTTGAAGCCTACGCGAGTGAAAAAGAAGCTCGTGCGATCGCTCAAGAAAGATCCGATCAGCAACGCCAGTCTCGTCTACAACAGATGATGGCATCACGCCGCGTTACTCTCAATTCTCTGTCCGCACAAGCTCAAGAAGGAGAACTCAAAGAACTCAACTTGGTCTTGAAGGCAGACGTTCAAGGTTCCGCCGAAGCAATTCTGGGATCACTAAAACAACTGCCACAAAATGAAGTCCAAGTTCGGGTCTTGTTAGCTAATGCTGGCGAAATCACCGAAACAGACGTAGACTTAGCTGCTGCTAGTGGTGCTGTAATTATTGGATTTAACACTACCCTAGCTACTGGCGCACGGGCTTCTGCTGACCAATCAGGTGTCGATATCCGCGAATACAACGTCATCTACAAGTTGTTGGATGATATTCAAGGCGCGATGGAAGGTCTGCTTGAACCAGAGATGGTGGAAGAACCCCTGGGTCAAGTGGAAGTACGAGCCGTATTTGCCGTTGGTCGTGGTGCTGTTGCAGGCTGCTATGTACTATCAGGTAAGGCAATTCGTAATTGTAAAATCCGAGTACATCGTGGCGGTAAGGTGATCCATGAAGGTGGGCTTGATTCCCTCAAGCGCATCAAAGAAGATGCCAAGGAAGTTAATGCTGGCTATGAATGCGGTATTGGCTTAGATCGCTTTAATGATTGGGCTGAAGGTGACATTATTGAAACCTATCAACTCGTGAGCAAGCGACGTACCCTTTCACCTGCTTAA
- a CDS encoding YlxR family protein yields MEPNFRRCVSCRQAAPKVEFWRIVRVYPSQQVQLDQGMGRSAYLCRQTACLEAAKKKNRLGRSLKAPVPEHIYITLWQRLATS; encoded by the coding sequence ATGGAACCTAACTTCCGACGTTGCGTAAGTTGTCGTCAAGCAGCACCAAAAGTAGAATTTTGGCGAATTGTCAGAGTTTATCCATCTCAGCAGGTACAATTAGATCAGGGGATGGGTCGTTCTGCCTATCTCTGTCGCCAAACGGCTTGTCTTGAAGCGGCTAAAAAGAAAAATCGTTTGGGGCGATCGCTCAAAGCTCCTGTGCCAGAACATATCTATATAACTTTATGGCAGCGTTTAGCCACAAGTTAA
- the nusA gene encoding transcription termination factor NusA, whose product MSLVSLPGLKDLIEGISKERNLPRHAVSEALRKALMKGYERYRRAQRLDRFHFEENYFNNFEVDLDTEEEGFRVLATKTIVEEVTTSDHQISLADVKQVADEAQLGDSVLIDVTPDQKEFGRMAAIQTKQVLSQELRDQQRQIIQEEFEELEGTVLQARVLRFERQSVILAVTSTFGQPEVEAELPKREQLPNDNYRINATFKVLLKKVREGPQRGPQLIVSRASAGLVVYLFANEVPEIEDEVVRIVAVAREANPPSRHVGPRTKIAVDTLDRDVDPVGACIGARGSRIQVVVNELRGEKIDVIRWSPDPATYIANALSPARVDEVRLVHTDERQAHVLVAEDQLSLAIGKEGQNVRLAARLTGWKIDIKDSAKYDYAAESAKIEAQKQATTWDEEDVEEEIDVLPEVDDELEYSEEEAMI is encoded by the coding sequence ATGTCGTTAGTTAGTTTACCTGGTCTTAAAGACCTAATTGAAGGTATTAGCAAAGAGCGTAACCTACCCAGGCACGCTGTCAGCGAAGCACTACGAAAAGCCCTGATGAAAGGTTACGAGCGTTATCGTCGCGCTCAACGCCTCGATCGCTTTCATTTTGAGGAAAACTATTTTAACAACTTTGAAGTTGATCTTGATACTGAAGAAGAAGGCTTCCGCGTCCTAGCCACAAAAACTATTGTTGAAGAAGTCACCACCAGCGATCACCAAATTTCTCTTGCTGACGTTAAACAAGTAGCAGATGAAGCACAATTAGGTGACTCCGTACTTATTGATGTCACCCCCGATCAAAAAGAATTTGGTCGGATGGCAGCAATTCAAACAAAGCAAGTTTTATCACAAGAACTGCGGGATCAGCAGCGTCAAATCATTCAAGAAGAATTTGAAGAATTAGAAGGAACAGTATTACAAGCAAGAGTACTGCGCTTTGAACGTCAATCAGTGATTTTGGCTGTCACCAGTACTTTTGGTCAACCAGAAGTAGAAGCCGAACTACCCAAGCGAGAACAACTACCCAACGATAACTACCGGATTAACGCCACATTTAAGGTGTTATTAAAAAAAGTCCGCGAAGGTCCACAGCGAGGTCCACAACTAATTGTTTCTAGAGCTTCTGCTGGTTTAGTAGTATATTTGTTTGCCAACGAAGTCCCAGAAATTGAAGATGAAGTTGTCCGCATTGTTGCCGTAGCCAGAGAAGCTAATCCACCTTCTCGCCATGTTGGTCCCCGCACTAAAATCGCAGTTGACACACTAGATCGAGATGTTGATCCAGTAGGAGCTTGTATTGGCGCTAGGGGTTCTAGAATTCAAGTAGTAGTCAATGAACTACGCGGTGAAAAAATAGATGTCATTCGCTGGTCTCCCGATCCTGCTACCTACATCGCTAACGCCCTCAGCCCCGCACGAGTTGATGAAGTCAGGCTAGTACATACCGATGAACGTCAAGCTCACGTTTTAGTAGCCGAAGATCAACTAAGTTTAGCAATTGGCAAAGAAGGACAGAATGTTCGGCTTGCGGCTCGTTTGACTGGTTGGAAAATCGACATTAAAGATTCTGCTAAATATGACTATGCCGCAGAATCTGCCAAAATTGAGGCGCAGAAACAGGCAACCACTTGGGATGAGGAAGACGTTGAGGAAGAAATTGATGTCTTGCCAGAAGTGGATGATGAACTAGAATATTCCGAAGAAGAAGCGATGATCTAA
- the rimP gene encoding ribosome maturation factor RimP, with product MTHPLIPQIIDLATPIAADLGLELVGAVFQTNQSPPVLRLDIRNLNSDTGLEDCEQMSKAVEASLDATNIIPDAYVLEVSSPGISRQLTTDREFISFKGFTVIVTTSELFQGKTEFKGKLVNRDETFVHLNLKGRAIAIPRLLVTKVLLMEA from the coding sequence ATGACTCATCCTTTAATTCCACAAATTATTGATTTGGCGACTCCGATAGCAGCAGATTTGGGGTTGGAGTTAGTTGGTGCAGTTTTTCAAACCAACCAAAGTCCACCAGTACTCCGCTTAGATATCCGAAACCTGAACTCAGATACTGGCTTGGAGGACTGCGAACAAATGAGCAAAGCGGTAGAAGCAAGCCTAGATGCAACAAACATCATTCCTGATGCTTATGTATTAGAGGTTTCCAGTCCTGGGATCTCACGACAGCTAACTACAGATCGCGAGTTTATTTCCTTTAAAGGTTTTACCGTGATTGTTACCACCTCGGAATTATTTCAGGGCAAAACTGAGTTCAAAGGTAAGTTAGTTAACCGAGATGAAACATTTGTTCATCTCAATCTCAAAGGTCGCGCGATCGCTATTCCTCGCTTGTTAGTTACTAAAGTCCTGCTAATGGAAGCTTAA